The following coding sequences are from one Shewanella eurypsychrophilus window:
- a CDS encoding MFS transporter codes for MSIAFITEMYGPVMLASKLKKNEIRLIWGLSIASVIIYINLYLVQGILPLIAETFDVDISHSTLLLSVTSFSMAFSLLIYAVLSDRFGRKTPLMISLYLLLLTDLLMMFVADFSYLVALRVMQGALLAAVPAIAMAYFKDELSQHAMLKAGAIYIAANSLGGIAGRIIGGGLSLYFQWQQVIGFILLISVFGVVLVHVLLPKQSKRTLAAPRLNYRDLSGEMKADIGGFVEHLKDKRLRQIYLVGGLAFLVMVNQFSYIQLHLMSEPFNWGRFEVTLIFLCYLSGTLASYYSSHWIKRFGRTSIFRLSLLMMFAGSLVTLIDTSAFICIGFLMTACGFFFIHSGCNAWVARRAKSHRAKATALYLCSYYLGAALGGPLLLPFWHQWGWPGVVLGSVIVLVGLSLVMLKLMSPQSTRTRSVLVTEH; via the coding sequence ATGTCTATCGCGTTTATAACTGAGATGTATGGGCCTGTGATGTTAGCGAGTAAGCTTAAGAAAAATGAGATAAGACTTATCTGGGGCTTGTCTATAGCTTCAGTCATTATTTATATCAATCTTTATTTGGTTCAAGGGATCTTGCCTTTAATTGCCGAGACATTCGATGTAGATATCAGTCACTCGACGTTACTGCTTTCTGTCACTAGTTTTTCTATGGCATTTTCCCTGTTGATATATGCGGTACTGTCGGACAGATTTGGCCGCAAAACCCCCTTAATGATAAGCCTATATCTTTTACTCTTAACTGATTTGTTGATGATGTTCGTGGCCGATTTCTCATATTTAGTTGCTCTCAGGGTGATGCAGGGGGCATTACTTGCTGCAGTACCAGCTATTGCTATGGCATATTTTAAAGATGAATTAAGTCAGCATGCCATGTTAAAGGCTGGCGCTATTTACATTGCAGCAAATAGCTTGGGAGGGATTGCTGGCAGGATAATCGGTGGTGGGCTGTCACTGTATTTTCAATGGCAACAAGTGATTGGCTTTATTTTATTGATTTCCGTGTTCGGCGTGGTTCTGGTACATGTTTTATTACCGAAGCAATCAAAACGGACACTCGCAGCCCCGAGATTGAATTATCGGGATCTGTCTGGCGAAATGAAAGCTGATATAGGTGGCTTTGTTGAACATCTAAAGGATAAAAGACTTAGACAAATCTATCTTGTTGGTGGCCTGGCATTTTTAGTGATGGTGAATCAGTTTAGCTATATTCAGTTGCATTTGATGAGTGAGCCATTCAATTGGGGCCGGTTTGAGGTCACCTTGATTTTTCTCTGTTACCTCAGCGGTACACTTGCTTCTTATTACTCCAGCCATTGGATAAAAAGGTTTGGTCGCACCAGCATATTTAGACTTTCATTGCTGATGATGTTCGCTGGAAGCTTAGTGACGCTAATCGATACCAGTGCATTTATATGTATAGGTTTTTTGATGACGGCCTGTGGCTTTTTCTTTATTCATAGTGGCTGTAATGCTTGGGTTGCTCGCAGAGCTAAATCACACCGAGCTAAAGCCACTGCATTATACCTGTGTAGTTATTATCTTGGTGCGGCATTAGGTGGACCTTTATTATTGCCTTTTTGGCATCAATGGGGATGGCCTGGCGTGGTTCTTGGCTCTGTCATCGTTTTAGTTGGGCTTAGCTTAGTAATGTTAAAGCTTATGAGCCCACAGAGTACCAGAACACGCTCAGTACTGGTTACCGAGCATTAG
- the maiA gene encoding maleylacetoacetate isomerase, with product MLKLYGYWRSSAAYRVRIALNLKELDAEQISVHLVKNGGEQHQSDYALMNPQELVPTLIDTDDQGKEFVLSQSMAILEYLDERYPESKLIPSDVQSKALMRSLAFAIACEVHPLNNLKVLQYLASELAITDEAKTAWYHHWIHEGFSAFEKQLEKHAGRFCFGDSITVVDLCLIPQVYNAHRFKVDLSAYPNILRITENCNQLDAFIQAMPENQFDAV from the coding sequence ATGTTGAAGCTCTATGGATATTGGCGTTCGAGTGCTGCCTATCGCGTTAGAATCGCGTTAAATTTAAAAGAGCTTGATGCCGAGCAGATCTCGGTACATTTAGTCAAAAATGGTGGAGAGCAGCATCAGTCTGACTATGCATTGATGAATCCGCAGGAACTGGTTCCCACTCTTATCGATACCGATGACCAGGGCAAAGAATTTGTTTTATCTCAATCTATGGCCATTTTAGAGTATTTAGATGAGCGCTACCCTGAAAGCAAACTCATCCCGAGTGATGTACAGTCAAAAGCGTTAATGCGCTCTCTTGCTTTTGCTATCGCTTGTGAAGTTCACCCGTTAAATAATTTGAAGGTATTACAGTATTTAGCGAGTGAGTTAGCCATTACAGATGAGGCTAAGACAGCATGGTACCACCATTGGATCCATGAAGGTTTTAGCGCATTTGAGAAGCAATTGGAGAAACATGCTGGTCGTTTCTGTTTTGGTGATAGCATTACTGTGGTGGATCTTTGCTTAATCCCTCAGGTGTATAACGCACATCGCTTCAAGGTGGATTTGAGTGCTTATCCTAACATTTTGCGGATCACAGAAAATTGTAATCAATTGGATGCATTTATTCAGGCGATGCCAGAGAATCAATTTGATGCCGTCTAA
- a CDS encoding fumarylacetoacetate hydrolase family protein produces MKLASYNNGRRDGQLMLVSKDLSKAVAVPAIAHTMQQLMDTWVLLQPQLQELYEALNDGLIDNAIDFDEEKCLSPLPRAYQWADGSAYVNHVELVRKARGAEMPETFWTDPLVYQGGSDCFIAPKADIPLASEEWGIDFESEIAVITDDVPMGVSIDAAQKHIRLLMLVNDVSLRNLIPGELAKGFGFYQAKPSSSFSPVAVTPDELGARWEDSKVHLPLITHLNTELFGRPNAGVDMTFNFSQLVSHVAKTRPLGAGAIIGSGTISNYDRSAGSSCLAEIRMLETIADGKPSTSFMKFGDRVRIEMLDDNEQTIFGSIDQQVVEYKG; encoded by the coding sequence ATGAAGTTAGCCAGTTATAACAATGGTCGCCGTGACGGCCAGTTGATGTTAGTGAGTAAAGATCTTTCCAAAGCCGTGGCTGTGCCTGCAATTGCCCATACGATGCAACAATTGATGGATACATGGGTACTGCTTCAACCACAGTTACAAGAGTTGTATGAAGCATTGAATGACGGTTTGATTGACAATGCGATAGATTTTGATGAAGAAAAGTGTCTATCACCACTTCCTCGTGCATATCAATGGGCAGATGGTAGTGCCTATGTGAACCACGTGGAACTTGTTCGTAAGGCCCGTGGTGCTGAAATGCCAGAAACATTTTGGACCGATCCACTGGTTTATCAAGGTGGTTCAGATTGTTTTATTGCGCCTAAAGCTGATATCCCACTTGCAAGTGAGGAGTGGGGGATTGATTTTGAGTCTGAGATTGCTGTGATCACTGATGATGTGCCAATGGGTGTGAGCATTGATGCTGCACAAAAGCACATTAGGCTACTTATGCTAGTGAATGATGTGTCTTTGCGTAATCTGATCCCTGGGGAGCTGGCTAAAGGGTTTGGTTTTTATCAAGCTAAACCATCAAGCAGTTTTTCTCCTGTTGCCGTGACGCCAGATGAGTTAGGCGCGCGTTGGGAGGATTCGAAAGTCCATTTGCCTTTGATCACTCATTTGAACACTGAGTTATTTGGCCGCCCTAATGCGGGCGTAGACATGACCTTTAACTTTAGTCAGTTAGTCTCTCATGTTGCAAAAACTCGTCCCCTTGGAGCGGGTGCAATTATCGGGTCGGGTACAATCTCAAACTATGATCGCAGTGCCGGCTCGAGCTGTCTAGCTGAGATTCGCATGCTTGAGACTATTGCCGATGGAAAACCCTCTACGTCATTTATGAAGTTTGGTGATCGCGTTCGTATCGAGATGCTTGATGATAATGAGCAAACGATTTTTGGTTCGATTGATCAACAAGTAGTCGAGTACAAAGGGTAA
- the phhA gene encoding phenylalanine 4-monooxygenase: MHRQVKYNNMSKETQYVARLPDENGHIAYPTEEHETWQALYSRQLGNLAKYACAEYQQGLIDLGLSPNRIPQLSDIDNVLLEMTGWKTAAVPALISFERFFQLLAHKEFPVATFIRSKDEFDYLREPDIFHEVFGHCPLLTNRSFSKFSHAYGKLGLAASKEDRVLLARLYWFTVEFGLIQKSDMSLQIYGGGILSSPGETLYAMGKEPEIRPFNLVDVLRTPYRIDIMQPVYYAINSLDYLDEIVEMDIMSAVNQAKKLGLFAPLYEPKSKVS, from the coding sequence ATTCATCGACAAGTAAAATATAACAACATGAGTAAAGAAACACAGTATGTGGCTCGATTGCCTGATGAAAATGGTCACATTGCATACCCCACAGAAGAACATGAAACATGGCAGGCTTTATATTCACGGCAGCTTGGAAATCTTGCTAAGTATGCCTGTGCTGAATACCAGCAAGGCTTAATAGATTTAGGTTTATCGCCTAACCGTATTCCTCAGCTTTCAGATATTGATAACGTATTACTAGAGATGACGGGGTGGAAAACCGCTGCTGTACCTGCATTAATTTCATTTGAACGTTTTTTTCAACTCTTGGCGCATAAAGAATTTCCGGTGGCAACATTTATACGCAGTAAGGATGAGTTCGATTATTTAAGAGAGCCAGATATTTTCCATGAAGTTTTTGGTCATTGTCCATTACTGACGAATCGTTCTTTTTCCAAGTTCTCTCATGCCTATGGGAAGCTGGGTTTAGCCGCAAGTAAAGAAGACAGGGTATTACTGGCTCGTCTCTATTGGTTTACCGTGGAATTTGGACTCATTCAAAAAAGTGACATGTCATTACAAATTTATGGCGGTGGGATCCTGAGTTCTCCGGGGGAAACACTCTATGCGATGGGCAAAGAGCCGGAAATAAGGCCTTTCAATTTGGTTGATGTATTGCGAACCCCTTATCGCATAGACATTATGCAGCCAGTTTATTACGCTATTAATAGCCTTGATTATCTCGATGAAATTGTTGAGATGGATATTATGAGTGCAGTTAATCAAGCCAAAAAGCTGGGGCTATTCGCGCCATTGTATGAACCAAAATCTAAAGTGAGTTAA
- a CDS encoding MFS transporter, with protein sequence MSHFQQNRSSSQDIHSNLSNQKQEAKKILSITLLVTLISVAGIALPYPILAPLFAEGTSPLTQFLNLPSELLLGIVLGIYPLGIIIGSSIIGAISDNYGRKKLLSLTLLGSAVGYSLTAVAAVSENFLLFCLSRLLTGLCEGNISIARAIAADLHPVIDKTRSFSLISSMGYGGYLLGPLAGGYLIVAGIDVVFWIAALACIICALMSHFLLPNSLDMPDRNAEIGSSLSLLSQPDLRRFFFLYLLLTIGVNLYYEYYPLHLVREFGYLSMDISWATVFLTTCMILTSIFINPIIQKKLDHPQAGLLGILMFGSALASLPLFIDQMYLVSFALMGAGIAIYNGFLPSYLSHSYENRAQGKLMGMLVTIFCLGNLLAAIIGGVLSMFDVKWALLVGSSITFVAGFIFYHGHFRAQIWPFVPISINK encoded by the coding sequence ATGAGTCATTTTCAGCAAAATCGGTCCAGCTCTCAGGATATACATTCGAATTTAAGTAACCAGAAGCAGGAAGCAAAGAAAATCTTGTCGATAACCTTGCTGGTAACCTTAATAAGTGTGGCCGGAATTGCCCTTCCCTATCCTATATTAGCCCCACTTTTTGCTGAAGGTACCTCCCCTTTAACTCAATTTCTCAACCTCCCTTCGGAACTTTTATTAGGCATAGTGTTAGGTATTTATCCACTGGGTATTATCATTGGTAGCAGCATCATTGGTGCTATATCTGATAACTATGGACGTAAAAAACTCTTAAGTTTGACCTTACTAGGCAGTGCAGTCGGATACAGTCTGACTGCTGTAGCAGCTGTTTCTGAAAACTTTTTGTTGTTTTGTCTATCTAGGCTATTAACTGGCTTATGTGAAGGAAACATCTCAATCGCCCGAGCTATTGCTGCGGATCTACATCCGGTAATCGACAAAACAAGGAGCTTCTCACTTATAAGCTCAATGGGGTATGGCGGCTATTTACTCGGTCCTCTCGCAGGTGGATACCTTATTGTGGCTGGAATCGATGTTGTATTTTGGATAGCTGCACTTGCTTGTATTATTTGTGCGCTAATGAGCCACTTTCTACTACCCAATAGCTTAGATATGCCTGATAGGAATGCAGAGATAGGGTCTAGCCTATCATTATTGTCTCAACCAGACTTAAGGCGCTTCTTTTTTCTCTACCTATTGCTCACTATCGGAGTAAATCTCTATTATGAATATTACCCGCTTCATCTTGTCCGCGAATTTGGTTATCTATCCATGGATATCAGTTGGGCAACCGTATTTTTGACCACATGTATGATTTTAACCAGTATTTTTATCAATCCAATCATTCAAAAGAAACTGGATCACCCGCAGGCAGGCTTACTCGGCATCTTGATGTTTGGATCAGCACTTGCGAGTTTGCCTCTTTTTATTGATCAAATGTACCTTGTAAGCTTTGCACTTATGGGGGCTGGCATTGCCATTTATAATGGCTTTCTTCCCTCGTATCTTTCGCACTCCTATGAAAATAGAGCGCAAGGGAAGTTAATGGGCATGCTAGTGACCATCTTCTGTTTAGGTAACTTACTGGCTGCTATAATAGGCGGGGTATTATCTATGTTTGATGTCAAATGGGCACTGCTGGTAGGCTCATCTATCACCTTTGTAGCAGGATTTATTTTCTATCATGGGCATTTTAGAGCCCAAATTTGGCCCTTTGTACCCATAAGCATAAACAAGTGA
- the galU gene encoding UTP--glucose-1-phosphate uridylyltransferase GalU — MKQVKIRKAVIPVAGLGTRMLPATKAIPKEMLPVVDKPLIQYVVNEAIAAGISEIVLVTHASKNPIENHFDTSFELEAQLERRVKRQLLTEVQSICPPGVTVISVRQAQAKGLGHAILCAKPVVGDAPFAVLLPDVIVDEASCDLKKDNLAEMVALFNQTNIGQIMVEGVPEDQVNQYGIADVNGKELKPGESEALVQLVEKPSIDEAPSNLAVVGRYILPADIWPLLAKTPAGAGDEIQLTDAIAMMMEKQTVNAYYMKGKSHDCGNKLGYMQANIEHALRHKEIGQDFKAYLNKLVHDLNKEQE, encoded by the coding sequence ATGAAACAAGTTAAAATTCGTAAAGCCGTGATCCCTGTTGCAGGCTTAGGAACAAGGATGCTTCCAGCGACTAAGGCTATTCCCAAAGAGATGCTCCCAGTGGTCGATAAGCCACTCATTCAATATGTTGTCAATGAAGCCATCGCCGCCGGTATCAGCGAAATAGTGCTTGTCACCCACGCCAGTAAAAATCCTATCGAAAACCATTTCGATACCAGTTTTGAACTCGAGGCTCAGTTAGAGCGCAGGGTAAAAAGACAGTTGTTAACCGAAGTTCAATCTATCTGCCCTCCAGGTGTTACAGTGATCAGCGTTAGACAAGCGCAAGCAAAGGGCTTAGGGCATGCCATTTTATGTGCAAAACCTGTTGTTGGTGATGCCCCTTTTGCCGTATTACTGCCAGATGTCATCGTTGATGAGGCTAGTTGCGATCTAAAAAAAGACAATTTAGCCGAAATGGTTGCACTGTTTAACCAAACCAATATTGGCCAAATCATGGTTGAGGGCGTCCCAGAAGATCAAGTCAATCAATATGGCATCGCAGATGTTAATGGCAAAGAGTTGAAGCCAGGTGAATCTGAAGCCTTAGTCCAGTTGGTCGAAAAACCTAGCATCGATGAGGCACCCTCGAATCTAGCCGTTGTCGGACGTTATATCTTACCCGCCGATATTTGGCCATTGCTTGCCAAAACGCCAGCAGGTGCAGGGGATGAGATACAACTCACTGACGCCATAGCCATGATGATGGAAAAGCAGACGGTTAATGCTTATTACATGAAAGGTAAGAGTCATGACTGTGGTAATAAACTAGGCTATATGCAAGCCAATATCGAACATGCACTGCGCCATAAAGAGATAGGCCAAGATTTCAAGGCATATCTAAATAAGCTAGTTCATGATTTAAATAAGGAACAAGAGTAA
- a CDS encoding 4a-hydroxytetrahydrobiopterin dehydratase, whose product MSNLSEMKCEACQADAPKVSDAELADLIRMIPGWGVEVRDGVMQLERVYKFKNFKLAMAFTNELAELAEAEFHHPGILTEWGKVTVTWWSHSVKGLHKNDFIMAAKTDQLQS is encoded by the coding sequence ATGTCCAATTTATCCGAAATGAAATGTGAGGCCTGTCAGGCTGATGCACCTAAAGTCTCTGATGCTGAACTTGCAGATTTAATACGAATGATCCCTGGTTGGGGCGTTGAAGTTCGTGATGGTGTGATGCAGCTAGAACGTGTGTATAAATTTAAAAACTTCAAACTTGCCATGGCCTTCACCAATGAACTCGCAGAGCTTGCCGAAGCAGAATTCCATCATCCAGGTATATTGACCGAATGGGGAAAGGTAACAGTGACCTGGTGGTCACATTCTGTTAAGGGACTGCATAAGAATGATTTCATAATGGCTGCCAAAACAGACCAGTTGCAAAGCTAA
- a CDS encoding LysR family transcriptional regulator — MDIRQLKHLDALAKEANFTKAAQRLNMAQPALSQSIKRLEISLGVTLVNRTSSSSQRGKQISLTAEGKALHQHAILIIKQLKQAEAHIKSMANLTKGEVRIGVPGMLGSFYLPSRLMAFRHQYPDLKLSLFEGGTRDSLKMLAREEVDIAIITANDLSPEFDSHLLLSEQMVVAMAYEHPLADNVSIRLEQFFEHELVMFKPGYFHREWMLSQAKALSLTANIAFETNLINLIKQVVSQGYAITSVLEMAISDKDEILAKPFEPAVYLDLHIAWKKQRPISQADRAFVEFLMKNR, encoded by the coding sequence ATGGATATACGTCAACTAAAACACTTAGATGCTTTGGCAAAAGAGGCTAATTTTACCAAGGCTGCACAACGACTCAATATGGCCCAGCCCGCTTTGAGCCAAAGTATTAAACGGCTTGAAATTTCCTTGGGGGTAACCTTAGTTAACCGTACAAGCTCATCGAGTCAACGTGGAAAGCAAATAAGCCTCACAGCTGAAGGTAAAGCCCTTCACCAGCATGCGATATTGATCATCAAGCAGCTAAAACAAGCCGAAGCACATATTAAGTCTATGGCAAACCTCACAAAAGGCGAAGTCAGAATAGGGGTTCCAGGCATGCTGGGATCTTTCTATCTTCCATCAAGACTAATGGCTTTTCGGCATCAATACCCGGATCTCAAGCTTTCATTGTTTGAAGGCGGCACCCGTGACTCGCTGAAAATGCTAGCCCGAGAAGAAGTTGATATCGCCATAATAACCGCAAACGATTTGAGTCCAGAATTTGACAGTCATCTATTACTCAGTGAGCAAATGGTCGTAGCCATGGCCTATGAACACCCATTAGCTGATAACGTCAGCATACGGCTCGAACAGTTTTTTGAACACGAGTTAGTGATGTTTAAACCAGGTTATTTTCACCGAGAATGGATGCTTTCACAAGCTAAAGCCCTATCGCTCACTGCAAATATTGCCTTTGAAACCAATCTAATCAATTTAATAAAACAAGTCGTGTCACAAGGCTATGCCATCACCAGTGTGTTAGAGATGGCCATCAGTGATAAAGATGAAATATTAGCCAAGCCATTCGAGCCAGCCGTCTATCTAGACCTTCATATCGCCTGGAAAAAGCAGCGCCCAATCAGCCAGGCTGATAGGGCATTTGTCGAGTTTTTGATGAAAAATAGGTAA
- the tyrR gene encoding transcriptional regulator TyrR, whose product MRLEVCCLDRVGLAKDILMVMEGYGINLIAIDASNQGFLYLQFAEVNFDVLSELLPLIRKVEGVHDVRTVSFMPSEQEHYALKTLLKTLPDSVFSLDVKGRIRIVNESALMTVDMNEHEVIDEPLNHWVQGFNFSRWLSETLVLAQATRVNIGQNEYLAEMLPIYLPDESDKNILAGAVVSLKSPARVGKQFNALQSQTVGFENVLVTSDKMKEVLVQARRMAQLDAPLLITGETGTGKELMARACHDASMRRDHPFVAINCAALPDSAAEEELFGFVSNGTIVKRGFFEEGKGGTVFLDEIAEMSKSAQVKLLRLLQDGTFRRLGEDKEVRSDVRIICSTQKNLAELCQTGEFREDLYYRIHVLSFHMPSLRERKIDVIPLTEMFLEHYSQQLSIPIRRISAQCREHLLNYAWPGNVRQLKNAIFRAVSMWDGSAELNVDQLKLPSYAEGFGYFDHQFEGSLDQAMKQFESSLLRRLYPAYPSTRQLAKKLGVSHTAIANKLREYKISKKK is encoded by the coding sequence ATGCGCCTTGAAGTATGTTGTTTGGACCGCGTTGGTCTAGCTAAAGACATTTTAATGGTCATGGAAGGTTACGGTATTAATCTGATCGCAATAGATGCCAGTAATCAAGGTTTCCTCTACCTGCAATTTGCAGAAGTAAATTTCGATGTACTCAGTGAGTTATTACCACTGATCAGAAAGGTAGAAGGTGTACATGATGTACGTACCGTCTCCTTTATGCCCTCAGAACAAGAACACTACGCCTTAAAAACATTACTTAAGACTTTGCCTGATTCCGTATTTTCTCTTGATGTGAAGGGACGAATACGCATTGTAAATGAATCCGCCTTGATGACGGTTGATATGAATGAGCATGAAGTCATCGATGAGCCGCTTAATCATTGGGTTCAGGGCTTTAACTTTAGTCGTTGGTTAAGTGAAACCTTGGTGTTAGCTCAGGCTACACGCGTTAATATTGGTCAGAATGAGTATTTGGCTGAGATGTTACCTATCTACCTTCCCGATGAGAGTGACAAAAATATACTTGCTGGCGCAGTGGTATCACTTAAGTCCCCAGCTCGAGTGGGCAAACAATTTAACGCACTACAGAGCCAAACAGTGGGCTTTGAAAATGTGTTAGTGACCAGTGATAAGATGAAAGAAGTCTTAGTTCAAGCGAGGCGTATGGCGCAACTTGATGCGCCTTTACTCATCACTGGAGAAACGGGTACGGGTAAAGAGTTAATGGCACGGGCGTGTCACGATGCTAGTATGCGTAGAGATCACCCTTTCGTTGCGATTAACTGCGCTGCCCTGCCTGATAGCGCAGCCGAAGAAGAACTTTTTGGCTTCGTGAGTAATGGTACTATTGTCAAGCGAGGGTTCTTTGAAGAGGGCAAGGGCGGTACTGTCTTTCTCGACGAAATCGCTGAAATGTCAAAATCAGCACAAGTCAAATTACTTCGTTTATTGCAAGATGGGACATTTAGACGCCTAGGGGAGGACAAAGAGGTCCGATCCGATGTCAGAATTATCTGCTCAACCCAGAAGAATCTGGCCGAACTGTGTCAAACGGGGGAGTTTCGGGAGGATCTTTACTACCGAATCCATGTACTGAGTTTTCACATGCCCTCACTGAGGGAACGAAAAATCGATGTCATTCCCTTAACTGAGATGTTTCTTGAGCATTACAGCCAGCAACTGTCCATTCCTATCAGACGGATCTCAGCTCAATGTCGTGAGCATCTGCTCAACTATGCGTGGCCAGGCAATGTTCGTCAGCTAAAAAATGCCATTTTCCGCGCAGTATCTATGTGGGATGGTTCGGCAGAGTTAAACGTTGATCAATTGAAGTTACCTTCCTATGCAGAAGGTTTTGGTTATTTCGATCATCAATTCGAGGGTAGTTTAGATCAAGCTATGAAACAGTTTGAATCCAGTCTGCTCAGACGCTTGTATCCTGCCTATCCAAGTACACGCCAGTTGGCGAAAAAGCTCGGTGTATCTCATACCGCAATCGCCAACAAACTACGTGAGTATAAGATCAGTAAAAAAAAGTAG
- the gltX gene encoding glutamate--tRNA ligase, translated as MTTKTRFAPSPTGFLHVGGARTALYSWLYARANNGEFVLRIEDTDIERSTPEACQAILDGMEWLGLNWEQGPFYQTKRFDRYNEIIAQMLEQGSAYKCYCSRERIEKMREAQAEKGESQKYDGCCRDLAPRDTDEPFVIRFKNPTEGSVVFDDHVRGRIEISNSELDDLIIARTEGTPTYNFCVVVDDWDMGITCVVRGEDHINNTPRQINILKALGAPIPDYAHVAMILGDDGAKLSKRHGAVGVMQYRDDGYLPEALLNYLVRLGWSHGDQEIFSIDEMKQLFKLDDINKAASAFNTDKLNWLNQHYIKELAPEYVAEQLKWHMDDQKIDTSNGPALSVVVTALSERAKTLKELAASSRYFYEDFAEFDATAAKKHLRGVAMEPLQLVQKKLAELNEWTLEGIHQAIEDTAAELEVGMGKVGMPLRVAVTGAGMSPAVDLTLFLVGKTRCEQRISKAIEFVANRINS; from the coding sequence ATGACGACTAAGACGCGTTTTGCTCCAAGTCCTACAGGTTTTCTTCACGTAGGTGGTGCTCGTACAGCACTTTATTCATGGCTATATGCCCGTGCTAATAATGGTGAGTTTGTGCTTCGCATTGAAGATACAGACATTGAACGCTCAACACCTGAAGCCTGTCAGGCAATTCTTGACGGGATGGAATGGTTAGGACTGAATTGGGAGCAGGGACCTTTTTACCAGACAAAACGTTTTGACAGATACAATGAGATCATTGCGCAGATGTTAGAACAGGGCAGTGCATACAAATGTTATTGTTCACGTGAACGTATAGAGAAGATGCGTGAAGCACAAGCCGAAAAAGGCGAGAGTCAAAAGTACGATGGTTGTTGTCGTGATCTTGCTCCTCGTGATACTGATGAGCCATTTGTGATCCGTTTTAAAAATCCAACCGAAGGCAGTGTAGTTTTTGATGATCATGTTCGTGGCCGCATTGAAATTTCGAATTCAGAACTAGATGACCTTATTATTGCCCGTACAGAAGGGACTCCGACTTATAACTTCTGTGTAGTTGTAGATGATTGGGATATGGGGATCACCTGTGTTGTGCGTGGTGAAGACCATATTAATAACACTCCTCGTCAAATCAATATTCTTAAAGCATTAGGTGCACCGATCCCGGACTATGCCCATGTTGCGATGATTTTAGGTGATGACGGCGCTAAATTGTCTAAACGTCATGGTGCTGTTGGCGTTATGCAATATCGTGACGATGGTTATCTACCTGAAGCACTGTTGAACTACCTTGTTCGTTTAGGTTGGTCACATGGCGATCAAGAAATTTTCTCTATTGATGAAATGAAGCAGTTATTTAAGCTTGATGATATCAATAAAGCGGCTTCAGCTTTTAATACTGATAAGTTAAATTGGTTGAATCAGCATTATATAAAGGAGCTGGCTCCTGAATATGTAGCAGAGCAACTGAAATGGCATATGGATGATCAAAAGATTGATACCAGTAATGGTCCTGCTTTATCTGTCGTCGTTACTGCTTTATCTGAGCGTGCTAAAACCTTAAAAGAGTTAGCAGCCTCCAGTCGCTACTTTTATGAAGATTTTGCCGAGTTTGATGCTACAGCAGCCAAAAAGCACCTGAGAGGTGTTGCTATGGAACCACTTCAGTTAGTTCAGAAGAAACTAGCTGAACTTAATGAGTGGACTTTAGAAGGGATTCATCAAGCTATTGAAGATACTGCAGCTGAATTAGAAGTGGGAATGGGCAAAGTGGGTATGCCTTTACGTGTGGCTGTTACTGGTGCTGGTATGTCACCTGCGGTAGATTTAACCTTATTCTTAGTTGGAAAGACTCGCTGTGAGCAAAGAATCTCCAAAGCGATTGAATTTGTAGCAAATAGAATAAATTCCTAA